From bacterium:
GCCGGCATGACCATGATTTTGGGAAATTTCCTCGCATTGCCGCAGAAAAACATCAAGAGACTGCTGGCGTATTCATCGATTGCGCAAGCGGGTTATATGATCATCGGTCTTGCTGCGTATTCGGATATCGGTATTTCGGCGATTTTATTTTATCTGACACAATACATGTTTGCCAATTTTGGGATTTTTATTGTGGTTACCGTCGTATACAATTCAGTTCGATCGGATGACATGTCGGCGTACATGGGATTGAGCCGCCGTTCGCCGTTCCTCGCGTTAGTCTTGTTGATTTGTATATTGTCATTAGCAGGAATTCCGCCGCTGGCCGGTTTTATTGGCAAGGTCTATTTGTTTGCGGCCGGTATCGATAAAGGCTATTATATTCTTGTCACCATTGGAATTTTGATGAGCGTTGTGTCCGTGTATTATTATCTGATCGTTCTGAAAAAAGCGTATATCGAAAAAAATGCCGATACCACGCCGATACCGATTCCGTTTGGTGCCAAAGCATCCTTGTGGGTTGCGATGCTCGGCGTGATTCTGACAGGACTGTTCCCGAATTTTGTCGTCAACTCGGCCCAGGTTCTTGGCAATTTTATTTTAGCATCAGTGAGGTAAAGTTTATTAATTGATTTTAACAAAATGCCGACGCTCATGATTGCAAATGAGGTCGGCTTTTTATTTACTGATTTACTATGTATCAAAAATTGATCAACGAATTTTTGATGTCGCTTGTGAAAACCGATGCAGCGGTTAATCGGCGGCTTTTGGCCAAGATGCTGACGCTGATCGAAAATGAAGTGCCTGACACAAAAACGTTGCTTGACGGTATTGTCGGAAAGGTCGGTCATGCGTATCGCATCGGTTTAACCGGTCCTCCCGGCGCGGGTAAAAGCACGTTGGTCAATGCTATGGCCAAATCGCTGGTTTCTCAAAACAAAAAAATCGGTATCATTGCCGTGGATCCGTCGAGCCCTTTTACGGGAGGTGCGATACTTGGTGACCGCTATAGAATGTCGGAGATCGGCGTTCATCCGGATATTTTTATTCGCAGCATGGCTACGCGTGGCAGTACGGGAGGATTAGTTCGTACGTCTTCGCATGTAGCCGATGTGATGGACGCCGCGGGAATGGATTACATTATTTTTGAAACAGTCGGGGTTGGACAATCTGAAATTGATATCGTCGAGCATGCAGACACAACGGTTGTAGTGTTAGTACCTGAATCCGGTGATGGCGTTCAGGCAATGAAGGCGGGATTAATGGAGATTGCTGATGTGTTTGTAATCAATAAATCCGACCGCGCTCAGGCTGATTTGATTAAACGTGAATTAGAGGCGGCGATCGAACTTCGACCGCACGATGACGACACGTGGCTTCCTAAGGTTATCAAAACGATTGCGACAACTCAAGAAGGGATCGATGGGGTTGTCGATCAAATCGAATTACATCTACGCTATCTTGGGGATGCCGGGCGGTTAGAGAAACGAAGAAAAGAGCGGATCAGGAAGGAATTAATTCGCTTAGTGGATGAACGAGTCAAAGATGAATGGCATCGTAGAAATTTTGCTTCAGCGATTACCGATCACGTCGATAAAATTTATAAACAAACGGAATCGGCTGTCACTGCCGCAGACGCCATATTCAAAATTCTCTTACAATCGTAACGGTTTAGATTTCTACTTTCTCTTTCCAGTCTGGAATGGTTACCGATGTAAATCCTTCTTCACGTAAATTTTCTGCAAAAGGGCCGCATTGAGGCATTTCGCCATGTACTAAGAACACTTTTGTTTTCCGCCCGATGTTTTTGATGAAGCGTAACAAATCATTTTTGTCGGCATGACCGCTGAACGAATTGATTTTTACGACCTGAGCTTTTAATTGATATTCCTCGCCAAAAATCTTTACCCGTTCTTCTTTATCGACCAATTTTCTTCCTAACGTATGTTCGGCCATATACCCGACAATCAAGATTGTCGTATTCGGGTTCTCAACATTATTGGCGAGATGATGAAGAATGCGTCCTGCTTCACACATTCCGGAGGCGGAAATAATAATACAAGGTTCACGCAGGTCATTTAATTTTTTGGAGTCTTCAACTTTTGAGATGTAACGCAGTCCTTCAAATACAAAAGGATTATCGCCTTGTTCGAGCAATTGCCGGGCTTCTTCATCATAATAAGCCGGATGCATTTTAAAGACTTCCGTTACATTGACGGCGAGCGGGCTATCGACGAATACAGGAATGGCCGGTACTAACTTGCGCTCGTAAAGTTTATTTAAATGATAAATGATCTCTTGTGTCCGTTCAACGCTAAAGGCGGGGATAATGATTTTTCCGCTTTTCTTGAAGGCGTCATGAATAACGTCGACCAATCGCCCTTCAATTTCTTTGGCGGGATCATGCAATTTATTGCCATAGGTGCTTTCAGAAATCAATAGGTCAAGATTACTCAGTTGATCAGGATCGGCGATGATCGGAAGGTTCTGCCGGCCAAGATCCCCGGTAAACCCAAATCGGATCGTGTGTCCGTTTTCTTTGATTTCCAATCGAAGCATCGCAGAGCCGAACATGTGTCCTGCATTCAAAAACGTTGCTTTTATTCCCGGCAAAGGCTCGAAGGATCGGTTGTAACCAAGTCCTACAAATTGAGCCATACATGCTTGTGCATCACGGATATCGTACAGGGGTTCGCGTAAAGGTTGTTTTTTCCGCGCCAATTTTTTATTGACGAATTCAACGTCACGCTGCTGAATGTAGGCGGAATCCTGAAGCATTACGCCGCACAGATCAACCGTCGGTGCCGTGCAAAAAATATTTCCTTTGAAGCCTTGTTTGACCAGATTCGGGATGTTGCCGCTGTGATCAATGTGCGCGTGCGACAAAATCATTGCATCTACGGATGCAGGCTCGAACGGAAATTGGCGATTGCGTTCAAACGCTTCATCACGGCGGCCCTGAAATAAGCCGCAATCCAGCAATAAACGTTTCCCATTGATCGTCAGAAGATGTTGCGAACCGGTCACGCTTTTATTGGCGCCACAAAATTGAATTTGCATAAAAATATTAAGTTTTAATTTTTAAGAAATTTTTTTTGAATATAAGAAAGATAACTTGTCGAATCGCTGCACTGTTAAAAAAAACATGTCACACTTATAATTCAGTGTGACATGTTTTTCAAGAACATTTTTTTGGCGAGTGTTATTTGGGACTAACCAAAATCTTTAATTTATCGCCGACACGGACGGTATTGGACGCGAGCTTATTCCATTGTTTGATGCTGCTAACTTCCACACCAAAAAGCTTGGCAATGCTGATCAGCGTATCGCCGTCCTGCACAACATAAATTTTAGTACCAGGTTCTTCGACGATGGTTTCTTTGGCTTTTTTCTTCGTCGCATTGCGGTAACCTTCGTCGGGAACATAAGGATCGACCCATAACGTCAAAACTTGTCCGGGATAAATCGGGTCGCCGTAATACAATCCGTTCCAGTCGCGAATATTCTGAGCGAGAATATTGTACCATTCGGCAATCTCACCGAGCGTATGACCGGATTTAACCGTAAAGACAATTTTCTTTTTTCCCTGTTTATCGTCTTTTTTCTTGGTGTTGCCTGCAGACGTATTCGTATTGTTGGATTTTACGTTGGTTTGATTTGATTTATTATTGGTATAGGTATTAGTTTTTTCCTGTTTCGTATTATTACCGTTATTGGCGACATATCCTGCAGGAGCAACCGGAATCAACAGATATTGACCGGTAGTAAGATTGGCTGAGTTTTTAAGTTGATTGGCCTGCATGATCGCCTTGATATCCGTACCGTATTTGTTCGCTATACCGGATAACGTTTCGCCGTATTTGACCTGATATCGTACCCACGAACGTTTCTTGTCAGCCGGAACTTTTGCGTAATTTTCTAGGAATGTTGACCGTGTTCCATAAGGCAATTTCAACATATAATTCGGAACGGTCGGCGGCGTACACCAGCGAAGGAGTGCTGGATTGAGTTCGCGTACGCTATCGATCGTCGTCTTCGCACATTCGGCTATTATTTGAAGATCGAGGCATTCCGAAACGGTGACCGTGTCCATCATGATCGGTGTGTCTTTGGTCAACTGAATGCCGTATTGTCCCTGATTTTTGGCCAATGTTGTAGCGGCCAAGATGTATGGGATATAATTTTTTGTTTCTTTGGGTAATTTGGTCATTTCCCAATAATCGCGCGTGTTGTTTTTCCGAATGGCACGTTTGACGCCGCCGTAGTTGTAGGCCGCCATTGCCAAATACCAATCACCGTATTCATAAAACAGATCTTTTAAATGTCTCGCCGCCGCTTTCGTCGATGCATAAATGTCCTTCCGTTCATCTACCCACCAATCGATATTCAAACCGTAGTAGCGGCCTGTCGGAACCATGAATTGCCATGGTCCTACAGCGCGGGCACGTGATTTGGCCGTCGTGCTGAATCCGCTTTCAATCATCGCGAGATAAATCAAATCATCGGACAATCCTTCCGATTTCAATGCGTCATAAATCAGCGTTTCATACCGGCCGAGTTTGAAATATAAATGCTGCAACGTGTTAATGCCCGGACCTTTGAGGTAATCGACATATTTTTGGACCCGCTCATTGGAGACCATCGGAATGTAATCAAGGGCATGGCCTTTGGCGATCGGTGCATTAATCTTGCCGTAGGAATTTAATCCCGACAATCCAACGTCAAAATAGCTGAG
This genomic window contains:
- a CDS encoding LysM peptidoglycan-binding domain-containing protein, whose translation is MTGLQKQVMVVGILWWIGGCTASQQTVVLTSNTVTGDQTSIASFKDTTKADTQSAGVQFLQLSDSDAGVNRAPQLEQTTALEKVKETYADALKKWYVEQNGEGAKDDYEKAVDALYALGEILAAKESFDETEMNGGTELPIKIDESRNEMEDVSFTSDSVTDYANWLAVGILENYKNVLEATNQYDEKIFNQQILNKLSYFDVGLSGLNSYGKINAPIAKGHALDYIPMVSNERVQKYVDYLKGPGINTLQHLYFKLGRYETLIYDALKSEGLSDDLIYLAMIESGFSTTAKSRARAVGPWQFMVPTGRYYGLNIDWWVDERKDIYASTKAAARHLKDLFYEYGDWYLAMAAYNYGGVKRAIRKNNTRDYWEMTKLPKETKNYIPYILAATTLAKNQGQYGIQLTKDTPIMMDTVTVSECLDLQIIAECAKTTIDSVRELNPALLRWCTPPTVPNYMLKLPYGTRSTFLENYAKVPADKKRSWVRYQVKYGETLSGIANKYGTDIKAIMQANQLKNSANLTTGQYLLIPVAPAGYVANNGNNTKQEKTNTYTNNKSNQTNVKSNNTNTSAGNTKKKDDKQGKKKIVFTVKSGHTLGEIAEWYNILAQNIRDWNGLYYGDPIYPGQVLTLWVDPYVPDEGYRNATKKKAKETIVEEPGTKIYVVQDGDTLISIAKLFGVEVSSIKQWNKLASNTVRVGDKLKILVSPK
- a CDS encoding MBL fold metallo-hydrolase, with protein sequence MQIQFCGANKSVTGSQHLLTINGKRLLLDCGLFQGRRDEAFERNRQFPFEPASVDAMILSHAHIDHSGNIPNLVKQGFKGNIFCTAPTVDLCGVMLQDSAYIQQRDVEFVNKKLARKKQPLREPLYDIRDAQACMAQFVGLGYNRSFEPLPGIKATFLNAGHMFGSAMLRLEIKENGHTIRFGFTGDLGRQNLPIIADPDQLSNLDLLISESTYGNKLHDPAKEIEGRLVDVIHDAFKKSGKIIIPAFSVERTQEIIYHLNKLYERKLVPAIPVFVDSPLAVNVTEVFKMHPAYYDEEARQLLEQGDNPFVFEGLRYISKVEDSKKLNDLREPCIIISASGMCEAGRILHHLANNVENPNTTILIVGYMAEHTLGRKLVDKEERVKIFGEEYQLKAQVVKINSFSGHADKNDLLRFIKNIGRKTKVFLVHGEMPQCGPFAENLREEGFTSVTIPDWKEKVEI
- the meaB gene encoding methylmalonyl Co-A mutase-associated GTPase MeaB, whose product is MYQKLINEFLMSLVKTDAAVNRRLLAKMLTLIENEVPDTKTLLDGIVGKVGHAYRIGLTGPPGAGKSTLVNAMAKSLVSQNKKIGIIAVDPSSPFTGGAILGDRYRMSEIGVHPDIFIRSMATRGSTGGLVRTSSHVADVMDAAGMDYIIFETVGVGQSEIDIVEHADTTVVVLVPESGDGVQAMKAGLMEIADVFVINKSDRAQADLIKRELEAAIELRPHDDDTWLPKVIKTIATTQEGIDGVVDQIELHLRYLGDAGRLEKRRKERIRKELIRLVDERVKDEWHRRNFASAITDHVDKIYKQTESAVTAADAIFKILLQS